From Aliamphritea hakodatensis:
TAGTGAATAACCTTTGCACTGTAAGCTTGATGTGGACAGTTTTTCTGATTTTTTACCATCTGGTATGACCAACAGTCTTGTATCTCTACAGCACTCCCTATAGCCTTAGCCGCTTTTTTCGGGCAGTGCTTTTGGGGCAGGTAATAATAACCATAAAACCGGCTGCAAACTGACGGCAATAACAATAATCAGCCTTAAGCGACACCATTCACCGCGACGATAAAATTTTCCATTTCTGAGAAGGATGACTGAGCATGCAAGCTCTGATGAGTTATTTCAAAATCGCTGAACGTGGCAGCGATATTAAAACCGAGATCCGGGCAGGTGTTACCACCTTCCTGACCATGTCTTATATTCTGTTTGTGAACCCGCAGATCCTCAGTCTGGCGGGCATGCCTGCCAACGACGTGGCGATTGCCACAGCACTGGCGGCGGCGATCGCCACCATGATCATGGGGGTTTTTGCGAACTTCCCGTTCGCACTGGCACCGGGTATGGGCCTGAATGCTTATTTCACCTTCGGGGTGGTACAGGGCATGGGCGTTGACTGGCAGATCGCACTGGTGGCGGTATTCCTGGAAGGTCTGATCTTTATGGCGCTGGCGATGACCGGTGTGCGTACCAAACTGATCAATGCGATTCCCCAGTGTATTAAGATTGCCACCATGACGGGTATCGGCCTGTTTCTGGCGATTATCGGTTTTCAGGGGGCGCAACTGACGGTGGATCACCCGGCAACACTGGTGACTCTGGGCAACCTGCATGATCCGGGTGTGCTGTTGGCACTGGCCGGTATCGTGCTGATTTCTGCGCTGATGATTCGCGAAGTCAAAGGTGCAATTCTGATCGGTATCGTCACCGTGACGCTGATTGCCTGGTTTACCGGTCTGGCACCGGCGCCTGAGAGTATTGTTGCCATGCCGTCTCTGCCGAAAGAAACCTTCATGGCGCTGGATTTCTCCCAGATCTTTAACGCCACGCTGATTACCGTGGTTATCGCCTTTCTGTTTGTGGATATCTTCGATACCGCCGGTACCCTGATGGGGGTTGGCCGGTTAGGCGGTTTCCTGAACCTTAAAGGTGAACTGCCCGGAGCGGACCGTGCCTTCATGGCGGATGCCACCGGTACGACTGCCGGTGCATTAGTGGGTACCAGCACGGTCACCACTTACATTGAATCGGCTACCGGCATTGAAGAGGGTGGCCGTACCGGTCTGACGGCCGTGGTTGTATCCATTCTGTTCCTGTTATCGCTGTTCTTCACGCCGCTGTTTACCGCGGTACCGGCGCTGGCAACTGCGCCTGCGCTGATCGTTGTCGGTGCGATGATGATGTCTGCAGCCCGTGAAATGGACTGGACCAAACTGGAAGATGGCGTACCAGCCTTCCTGACCATCATTGCGATGCCATTCACCTATTCAATTGCCCACGGGATTACCCTGGGTGTGATTGCTTTTGTGCTGATCCGTATGCTGACGGGCAAGCAGAGTGAGATCCATCCGCTGATGTGGGGCCTGGCGGTTGCGCTGGTGGCTTATCACGGGTTTATGTAAGCCGGTGAGTGTTATTAAAAATCCCCGCTGCGTGCGGGGATTTTTTTGGATGCTTTCTAACAGGGCCTTTTAACAGGGCCTGGTTGAGCGGACCGTCTAATAGGGCAGGGAAGAGCTGATCAGGTCGAGACGGATGCGGCGCTTTTCGCCGTCCGGCGTGTCGGCGATCAGATACTCTTCGCTGTTACTGACTTCAATGTCCATAAAGCGGAGTGTTTCGATGTGTTCTCCGGCATCATCATGCCAACTGACGATATGCTCGGCCCGGCGCATGCAGGCCAGTTCATAACCGTCGTGCAGTTCACACTGAATGGGCTGATAGTCTTTCATAGCGTTCCTTTGCTGATCCGGGCTGAGAAATGGGCTCAGAGCCGGTAGCCTACTTTGAGGGTTACCTGATA
This genomic window contains:
- a CDS encoding Rho-binding antiterminator, which gives rise to MKDYQPIQCELHDGYELACMRRAEHIVSWHDDAGEHIETLRFMDIEVSNSEEYLIADTPDGEKRRIRLDLISSSLPY
- a CDS encoding NCS2 family permease, with translation MQALMSYFKIAERGSDIKTEIRAGVTTFLTMSYILFVNPQILSLAGMPANDVAIATALAAAIATMIMGVFANFPFALAPGMGLNAYFTFGVVQGMGVDWQIALVAVFLEGLIFMALAMTGVRTKLINAIPQCIKIATMTGIGLFLAIIGFQGAQLTVDHPATLVTLGNLHDPGVLLALAGIVLISALMIREVKGAILIGIVTVTLIAWFTGLAPAPESIVAMPSLPKETFMALDFSQIFNATLITVVIAFLFVDIFDTAGTLMGVGRLGGFLNLKGELPGADRAFMADATGTTAGALVGTSTVTTYIESATGIEEGGRTGLTAVVVSILFLLSLFFTPLFTAVPALATAPALIVVGAMMMSAAREMDWTKLEDGVPAFLTIIAMPFTYSIAHGITLGVIAFVLIRMLTGKQSEIHPLMWGLAVALVAYHGFM